GCAGGCGAGAGGGCGAGCGCCCGTCCGGAGGCCTTACTAGGCCGCCACGAACTGACGCTCCACCAGCCGGCGGTAGAGGCCCTCCTGGCCCATGAGCGCGGCGTGGTTGCCGCTCTGCACCACCTGGCCGCCCTCGAGCACCAGCACGCGGTCCGCGCCAATCACCGTGGACAAGCGGTGGGCGATGATGAGCGTGGTGCGGCCCTTCATCAGCCGCTCCAGGGCCTCCTGCACCAGGTGCTCGCTCTCGGCGTCGAGCGCGCTGGTGGCTTCGTCCAGCACCAGCAGGCGCGGATTCTTGAGCATGGCGCGCGCGATGGCGATGCGCTGCTTCTGGCCACCGGACAGCTGCACACCGCGCTCACCCACCAGGGTGCGGTAGCCCTCGGGGAAGCGGGAGATGAACTCGTGGGCGTTGGCGGCGCGCGCGGCGGCCTCGAGCTCCTCCTGCGTGGCGTCCATGCGGCCGTAGCGGATGTTGTCCTCGATGGAGGAGGCGAAGAGCATGGGCTCCTGGGCCACCGTGCCAATCTGCTGACGCAGCCACTCGGGATCCAACGCGTCCAGCGCCTTGCCGTCCAGCAGCAGGCGCCCGCCCTGCGGATCGTACATGCGGGCCAGCAGCCCGGCGATGGTGGACTTGCCCGCGCCCGAGGGGCCGACGATGGCCACCACCTCGCCCGGGTCCAGCTTCAAGTCGATGCCCTGCAGCACCGGCACGTCCGGGCGCGTGGGGTAGGCGAAACGCACCTGCTGGAACTCGACGCGGCCCTGCACCGACGCCAGGCGCTCGCCACCCGTGGCGGGGATGGTGGGCTTGCGGTCGATGAGCTCGAAGACGCGCTCGGCGGCGCCCGTGGCGCGCATGAAGTCCGCCCACAGGTCCGTCAGGGCGCCCAGCGCGAAGGCCACCATCATCGAGTAGATGAGGAAGGAGGTGAGATTGCCCACCGTCATCTTCCCGTCCAGCACCAGCCGGCCGCCGTACCAGAGCACCACCGCCGAGGCGAGGTAGGAAGCGGAGGAGGCCGCGGCCATGAAGATGGAGGACTGGCTCACCCGGCGGCGCGCGACGTCATAGGCGCGCTCGGTGGCCGAGCGGTAACGCTCCACCTCGTGCCGCTCGGCGGCGAAGGAGCGCACGGTGCGGATGCCGGAGAGGCTCTCCTCGGCGACCTCGTTGGCGGCGGCGAGCGCGTCCTGCGTCTGCTTGGACAGCCCGCGCACCCTGCGGCCGTACGTCACCGCGCCAATCGCCACCGCCGGGACGATGAGCAGCATCAGCCCCGTGAGCACCGGCGAGGTGTAGAGCAGCAGCGCGATGCCGCCCACCGCCTGCGCCGCGTTGCGCAGGCCCATGGAGATGTTCACGCTTACCGCGTTCTGCAGCACCGTGGTGTCCGAGGCCAGCCGGTTGGTGAGCTCTCCCGTCTTGCGCTCGTCGAAGAAGCCCACCTCCTGGGACATGAGGCTGGCGAACAGATCCTGCCGCAGCTGCGTCACCACGCGCTCGCCCGCGGTGGTGAAGAGGTAGAAGCGCAGCGCCATCGCCACGCCCTGCAGGATGAAGACGACACCCATCGTCAGGGCGATGCTGTCTATCTGCGCGCGGTCTCCCGCCTTGATGGCCTGGTCGATGATGTCCCCGATGGCCTTCGGGTACACCAGCATCAGGCCGCTGGCGATGAGCAGGAAGACGATGCCGCCCATGATCCTGCGCGCCTGGGGGCGGGC
The sequence above is drawn from the Archangium gephyra genome and encodes:
- a CDS encoding ABC transporter ATP-binding protein yields the protein MSLARPQARRIMGGIVFLLIASGLMLVYPKAIGDIIDQAIKAGDRAQIDSIALTMGVVFILQGVAMALRFYLFTTAGERVVTQLRQDLFASLMSQEVGFFDERKTGELTNRLASDTTVLQNAVSVNISMGLRNAAQAVGGIALLLYTSPVLTGLMLLIVPAVAIGAVTYGRRVRGLSKQTQDALAAANEVAEESLSGIRTVRSFAAERHEVERYRSATERAYDVARRRVSQSSIFMAAASSASYLASAVVLWYGGRLVLDGKMTVGNLTSFLIYSMMVAFALGALTDLWADFMRATGAAERVFELIDRKPTIPATGGERLASVQGRVEFQQVRFAYPTRPDVPVLQGIDLKLDPGEVVAIVGPSGAGKSTIAGLLARMYDPQGGRLLLDGKALDALDPEWLRQQIGTVAQEPMLFASSIEDNIRYGRMDATQEELEAAARAANAHEFISRFPEGYRTLVGERGVQLSGGQKQRIAIARAMLKNPRLLVLDEATSALDAESEHLVQEALERLMKGRTTLIIAHRLSTVIGADRVLVLEGGQVVQSGNHAALMGQEGLYRRLVERQFVAA